A window of Diadema setosum chromosome 2, eeDiaSeto1, whole genome shotgun sequence contains these coding sequences:
- the LOC140244727 gene encoding ras-related protein Rab-7a-like encodes MTSRKKVLLKVIILGDSGVGKTSLMNQYVNKKFSNQYKATIGADFLTKEVMVDDRFVTMQIWDTAGQERFQSLGVAFYRGADCCVLVFDVTSPNSFKSLDSWRDEFLIQASPRDPEHFPFVVLGNKIDLDNRIVSPKRSQSWCDSKNSIPYFETSAKESINVEQAFQTIAKNALAQEPDDTTYQDFPTQIKVDNDSRPRSEGCSC; translated from the exons ATGACTTCCAGAAAGAAGGTTCTTCTGAAGGTCATTATCCTAGGAGACAGTGG TGTTGGTAAGACTTCGCTCATGAACCAATATGTCAACAAGAAGTTCAGCAATCAGTACAAGGCTACCATTGGTGCAGATTTCCTCACAAAAGAAGTCATGGTAGATGACAGATTTGTGACAATGCAG ATATGGGACACAGCTGGCCAGGAACGATTCCAGAGTTTGGGCGTAGCCTTCTACCGGGGTGCAGACTGCTGTGTATTGGTCTTTGACGTCACATCGCCAAACTCTTTCAAATCACTTGACAGCTGGAGGGACGAGTTCCTCATTCAGGCCAGCCCCAGAGACCCAGAGCATTTTCCCTTCGTCGTACTAGGAAACAAGATTGATCTCGACAATAGAATT GTGTCTCCGAAGAGATCCCAGAGCTGGTGTGACAGTAAGAACAGCATCCCATATTTTGAGACAAGtgcaaaagagagcatcaatgtGGAACAGGCCTTCCAGACAATAGCCAAGAACGCCCTCGCACAAGAACCAGATGACACGACATACCAAGATTTCCCTACTCAGATCAAGGTTGACAATGACAGCAGGCCCAGATCAGAAGGATGTTCATGCTAA